One genomic window of Streptomyces sp. NBC_01276 includes the following:
- a CDS encoding zf-TFIIB domain-containing protein, which yields MQCPKCHAMMHTYNRNGVQIEQCSGCRGIFLDYGELEALTRLESQYTAQQYGQVPPPAAPPAPYPAHVAPAPAWGAPQHGGHGHGHGHHGHHKGGFGRMLFSS from the coding sequence ATGCAGTGTCCGAAGTGTCACGCGATGATGCACACCTACAACCGCAACGGCGTCCAGATCGAGCAGTGCAGCGGCTGCCGCGGCATCTTTCTCGACTACGGCGAGTTGGAGGCGCTGACCCGTCTGGAGTCCCAGTACACGGCGCAGCAGTACGGCCAGGTCCCGCCGCCCGCCGCGCCGCCGGCCCCGTACCCGGCCCACGTGGCTCCGGCCCCGGCCTGGGGCGCCCCGCAGCACGGCGGCCACGGCCACGGACACGGACACCACGGTCACCACAAGGGCGGATTCGGCCGGATGCTCTTCTCCTCCTGA